Proteins co-encoded in one Waddlia chondrophila WSU 86-1044 genomic window:
- a CDS encoding RHS repeat-associated core domain-containing protein, giving the protein MNNKFITLLIVNLIFLFSAEAENTFQIESISEALQGPYQYQTVNVITGEYCESCIDLSLKDPCPLELRRYYTSHDPIAQGWHFNHPNILHAENAVPPDWIPESLHYTFDQQNRLTAISAGPGSPERIRLRYQSEGTVSMDVEDEDGRLLQYTFETYQTSRAIHPYVLTQLKDQKGREINYQYADHPTERKLLLKKREEPEGRYLITEYYDASANNVGGKIVIIDDLIRDPRIGRVKLQKAPVGPDHSPVITNRFFYQPGQTEVYDALGNKTVYQYGNFQKLISVDHYLDEHTLYRKERMFWDGEGKMTSRAIEDKDGSVSLLHTYDYDSFGNVVKTTVWGNLSGTSSHPVEIYLNGQPIDQKLEHYSTTYDYSEDGKFLLQEKEDNGLIKRYCYQNGKLTAKLIGEEERIHCRNFYHYNEDGMIIQEIEDDGSSFQESDLSNVTERRYTRISPMKEGPGKGKPEIIEQGFLDLGTMQEILLNKILLAYAANGEIAVKTALDANLNLFEETTYAYDSFGRLIYTANHKGEEQQFEYDLQGNLTKQVVDGLEMHCTYDFANRLIKKEHWKDEELQQCISYRYDYAGNMTASTDANGNETHYIYDPMGRLIKTILPAMLNSNDIPVYPTTKESYDIFDRVVESTDPKGYCTKTSYNARGNPIAVIHPDGTQEFFNYNLDGSLRKKISRQGLATHFQRDLFSRVTKETCFDLEGRLVGEKIFTYSPFRLISETSMDGCLTTYTYDGAGRQIKIAKEDRYKLEITYDAAGQIESKKEWYGDDQDECVIGMIERGSQNEVIAMAIQDSKGQILRHREVPSEKKEENAAFQEAYDYNSLGQLVLKRIEVDSRGDSTSITFDALNRPVSIEKRNSLGTLLTKKEIRYDLSGNKEKEIHDIVKNGEKKGVYAIHWAWGPNNRLESVTEGLGSPLARTTTYHYNNDGFLNLAVKPDNVSISFEYDSKGAIARLVSSDGTVDYSYKYNDAGRVAEIADNLSGTLTKRSYDPYGKMIQETLANGMDFRYDYDLLGRLRQLTLPDKSKISWEYNAAYLTAVTRLSKSCDALYSHQYTAYDLDGRLLESHMIGELGPIHYEYQGSEISSIHSLYWSQGIEYDSLGRIASLNTDDPIGTLTNSYEYDDLDQIVSEAGLDQHGFSYDSIGNLASIDGFECSVDGLNQLLGTGSHAMTYDKNGQIIECWDNGQHFFFTYDALGRLLTVKKEKELLVSFTYDPFGRRMTKSVSRYFSKDHTYRPETFESYLWEGENEIGAVSSGGEIVQLRVLGFGLGAEVGAAVAFEINQKLYAPIHDHRGNVGCLIDADSGAPVQWYHYSAFGKCTPFSQQYKPVDNPWKFSSKRVDQETNLIYFGKRYYMPGVARWISKDPLGTPDSVNRYAYSLNQPMTRIDPFGLFSFGDLWNSVSTFIGNACHYAHLSLQSLKNSLSFENSLHQTIAKIGELTIGKTLLLLGGYYKHQSESGIYGKGELNDKVRITLINGILNARCNYKESLDFISNAHGGVNIHYLFDATNGWTNDMLRAFLSRMGYTSSTSYKLAEMWKQLIDEMGGIGEGGLIIHYAHSIGATHTKNALNLLSPEERAMIRIYTFGSPTMISDPCLENVKNFISYRDGVPLLDPIGFFSGLFGLSETISMVGSPWGIPFIEHTLNGGVYLDIINILGIHFLKHYVGKE; this is encoded by the coding sequence ATGAATAATAAATTTATTACTTTATTGATTGTCAATCTGATCTTCCTCTTTTCTGCCGAGGCAGAAAACACTTTCCAAATCGAATCGATTTCAGAAGCTTTGCAAGGACCGTATCAATACCAAACTGTCAACGTGATTACTGGCGAGTACTGCGAAAGCTGTATTGATCTATCATTAAAAGATCCCTGCCCGCTTGAGCTGCGCAGATACTACACTTCTCACGATCCGATAGCTCAAGGATGGCATTTCAACCATCCGAATATCCTCCATGCTGAAAACGCCGTTCCCCCCGATTGGATTCCAGAGTCTCTCCATTACACATTCGATCAGCAAAACCGCCTGACAGCAATCTCTGCAGGCCCCGGCTCTCCTGAGAGAATTCGGCTTCGCTACCAAAGCGAAGGTACTGTCTCAATGGATGTCGAGGATGAAGATGGCAGACTGCTGCAATACACATTTGAAACCTATCAGACATCCCGCGCTATCCATCCTTACGTTCTTACCCAGTTAAAAGATCAGAAAGGCAGAGAGATCAATTATCAATATGCCGACCATCCCACCGAAAGAAAACTGCTGCTGAAAAAAAGAGAAGAGCCTGAGGGACGATATTTAATTACTGAATACTACGATGCCTCCGCAAATAATGTCGGAGGAAAAATCGTCATCATCGACGATCTCATACGGGATCCCCGCATTGGAAGGGTGAAGCTGCAAAAAGCTCCTGTCGGACCCGATCATTCTCCCGTTATTACCAACCGCTTTTTTTATCAACCGGGACAGACTGAGGTGTATGACGCACTGGGAAATAAAACCGTCTACCAATACGGAAATTTCCAAAAATTGATCAGTGTCGATCATTATTTAGATGAGCATACCCTGTACCGCAAAGAGAGAATGTTCTGGGATGGAGAGGGAAAAATGACCAGCCGCGCAATCGAAGACAAAGACGGCAGTGTCAGCCTCCTGCACACCTACGATTACGATTCTTTCGGCAATGTAGTGAAAACCACTGTTTGGGGAAATTTATCGGGAACCTCTTCCCATCCAGTAGAGATCTATTTGAACGGACAGCCCATCGACCAAAAGCTCGAACATTACTCCACAACCTACGACTATTCCGAAGATGGGAAATTTCTCCTCCAAGAAAAAGAAGACAACGGACTCATCAAGCGCTACTGCTATCAAAATGGTAAATTGACGGCCAAACTTATCGGTGAAGAGGAGCGCATCCACTGCCGTAACTTCTATCATTACAATGAAGACGGTATGATTATTCAAGAGATCGAGGACGACGGCTCCTCTTTTCAAGAATCGGACCTTTCGAACGTAACAGAAAGACGATATACGCGTATCTCTCCAATGAAAGAGGGACCGGGAAAAGGAAAACCTGAAATCATTGAACAGGGATTTTTGGATCTTGGCACAATGCAGGAAATCCTTTTGAATAAAATATTGCTGGCATACGCCGCCAACGGCGAAATTGCCGTCAAAACGGCTTTAGATGCCAACCTCAATCTATTTGAAGAGACAACTTATGCATACGACTCCTTTGGAAGGCTGATCTATACCGCAAACCATAAGGGTGAAGAGCAACAGTTCGAATACGATCTTCAAGGCAACCTGACCAAACAGGTCGTCGATGGCTTGGAAATGCACTGCACCTACGACTTCGCAAATCGCCTGATCAAAAAAGAGCACTGGAAAGATGAAGAGCTCCAGCAATGCATCTCCTATCGATATGACTACGCAGGCAACATGACCGCATCGACTGACGCCAACGGGAATGAAACACACTACATCTATGACCCGATGGGCCGCTTAATTAAGACAATCCTGCCAGCAATGCTCAATAGCAACGACATTCCCGTCTATCCGACGACTAAAGAGAGCTACGACATTTTCGACAGAGTTGTCGAATCCACTGATCCAAAAGGATACTGCACCAAGACTTCTTATAATGCCCGAGGGAATCCTATTGCCGTGATCCACCCCGACGGCACTCAAGAATTTTTCAATTACAATCTCGATGGATCGTTAAGAAAGAAAATTTCCAGGCAAGGGTTGGCGACCCATTTTCAACGCGACCTTTTTTCCCGTGTCACCAAAGAGACCTGCTTTGACTTAGAGGGTAGATTGGTTGGAGAGAAAATTTTTACCTATTCCCCTTTCAGACTGATTTCCGAAACCTCAATGGATGGATGCCTGACCACTTATACTTACGATGGGGCTGGCAGGCAGATCAAAATTGCCAAAGAGGACCGCTACAAGCTCGAAATCACCTATGACGCGGCTGGGCAAATAGAAAGCAAAAAAGAGTGGTATGGAGATGATCAAGATGAATGTGTCATCGGAATGATTGAGAGAGGCAGTCAAAACGAAGTGATTGCCATGGCTATTCAAGACTCCAAAGGACAAATTCTGCGCCACCGCGAAGTTCCTTCTGAAAAAAAAGAGGAAAACGCAGCATTTCAAGAAGCGTATGATTACAATAGCCTTGGTCAGCTCGTTCTGAAAAGAATAGAGGTCGATTCCAGAGGCGATTCAACATCGATCACTTTTGACGCATTGAACAGGCCTGTCTCAATCGAAAAAAGAAACTCTCTGGGCACTCTATTGACAAAGAAAGAGATCCGATATGATCTCTCGGGAAACAAAGAGAAAGAGATCCACGACATTGTCAAAAACGGAGAAAAAAAAGGTGTTTATGCCATTCATTGGGCATGGGGACCAAACAACCGTCTGGAAAGCGTCACGGAAGGGCTAGGTTCTCCGCTTGCTCGCACAACAACTTACCACTACAACAACGACGGCTTTCTGAACCTGGCTGTCAAGCCTGATAATGTCTCCATCTCTTTCGAATACGACAGTAAAGGGGCGATCGCACGGCTCGTCAGCTCCGATGGAACAGTCGATTACTCCTATAAGTATAATGATGCGGGGCGGGTCGCCGAAATTGCAGACAATCTCTCAGGAACTCTCACAAAAAGAAGCTACGACCCGTATGGAAAAATGATTCAGGAAACCCTTGCTAACGGAATGGATTTTCGCTATGACTACGATCTTCTGGGACGCTTGAGGCAATTGACCCTTCCTGACAAATCAAAGATCAGCTGGGAATACAATGCGGCTTACCTGACAGCGGTTACCCGCTTGTCAAAAAGCTGCGACGCGCTCTATTCCCATCAATATACAGCATACGACCTCGATGGGCGTTTGCTGGAATCGCACATGATCGGAGAGCTGGGGCCGATCCACTACGAATATCAGGGTAGCGAGATCTCTTCAATCCATTCTCTCTACTGGAGTCAAGGGATTGAATACGACAGCCTCGGCAGGATTGCATCGCTAAACACAGACGACCCCATCGGAACACTCACGAATTCCTACGAATACGATGATCTCGATCAGATTGTTTCGGAAGCAGGCCTGGACCAACATGGCTTCAGCTATGACTCGATCGGCAACCTTGCATCGATCGATGGGTTCGAATGCTCCGTGGACGGGCTCAACCAACTATTGGGAACCGGATCCCATGCAATGACTTACGATAAAAATGGCCAAATCATCGAATGCTGGGACAACGGGCAGCACTTCTTCTTCACTTATGATGCCTTAGGCCGTCTTTTGACCGTCAAAAAAGAAAAAGAGCTTCTTGTTTCATTTACCTACGACCCTTTTGGACGCAGGATGACCAAATCCGTCTCCCGCTATTTTTCAAAGGATCACACCTATCGTCCGGAAACGTTTGAATCTTATCTTTGGGAAGGGGAAAACGAAATCGGAGCGGTAAGCAGCGGTGGGGAGATTGTCCAGCTGCGCGTCCTTGGCTTTGGGTTAGGGGCTGAAGTGGGCGCGGCGGTCGCGTTCGAAATCAATCAGAAACTTTACGCTCCCATTCACGACCACAGGGGAAATGTCGGCTGTCTGATCGATGCGGACAGCGGAGCTCCCGTTCAATGGTACCACTACAGCGCTTTCGGCAAATGCACTCCTTTTTCACAGCAGTACAAACCAGTCGACAACCCTTGGAAATTTTCCAGCAAACGGGTGGATCAAGAGACCAATCTTATCTACTTCGGCAAACGCTACTACATGCCCGGAGTCGCACGCTGGATTTCAAAAGATCCTTTAGGCACTCCGGATTCAGTCAACCGTTACGCCTACTCCTTGAACCAGCCAATGACAAGAATCGATCCGTTCGGGCTGTTTTCTTTCGGAGACTTATGGAACAGCGTATCAACATTTATCGGAAACGCCTGCCACTATGCGCACCTCTCTCTCCAATCATTGAAAAACTCTCTCAGCTTTGAAAACTCTCTCCATCAGACGATCGCTAAAATCGGAGAATTAACCATTGGAAAAACCCTTCTTCTGCTAGGAGGATACTACAAGCATCAATCCGAATCCGGCATCTATGGAAAAGGGGAACTCAACGATAAAGTTCGAATCACTTTAATCAATGGCATCCTAAACGCCCGCTGCAATTACAAAGAGTCTCTAGATTTCATTTCCAATGCCCACGGCGGCGTCAACATTCACTACCTTTTTGATGCCACTAATGGGTGGACGAACGATATGCTGCGTGCTTTTTTATCCCGAATGGGATACACCTCTTCCACTTCGTACAAACTTGCCGAAATGTGGAAACAGCTGATTGATGAAATGGGGGGCATCGGCGAAGGAGGCCTGATCATCCACTACGCCCATAGCATCGGCGCCACCCACACAAAAAACGCTCTAAATTTGCTTTCTCCGGAAGAGAGGGCGATGATCCGCATTTATACCTTCGGTTCGCCGACAATGATTTCCGATCCATGCCTGGAAAACGTGAAAAATTTCATCAGCTATCGGGATGGAGTTCCGCTGCTTGATCCCATTGGATTTTTCTCAGGGCTTTTCGGTTTGTCGGAGACAATTTCCATGGTAGGCTCTCCCTGGGGAATTCCTTTCATCGAACACACCTTAAATGGAGGCGTCTATCTCGACATCATTAATATCCTCGGCATTCATTTCCTCAAACATTACGTTGGCAAGGAATAG
- a CDS encoding NUDIX hydrolase encodes MKYTPIVGTLGYVLHPNSKEVLLMHRNAREDDDHIGKYNGLGGKMEPTEDIATCMKREILEEAGIEVEEMQLRGTLNWTGFGPKGEDWMGFIFLITRFSGTPLNRCPEGELEWVQIDNINTLPMWAGDRYFLPLIFDQDPRPFHGYMPYEGDQPLSWSYLRY; translated from the coding sequence ATGAAATACACCCCCATCGTCGGAACCTTAGGCTACGTGCTACATCCCAATAGCAAAGAAGTTCTTCTTATGCACCGCAATGCACGAGAAGACGACGACCATATCGGAAAATACAATGGGCTAGGGGGTAAAATGGAACCGACAGAAGATATCGCTACTTGCATGAAAAGGGAAATTCTGGAAGAAGCCGGCATCGAAGTGGAAGAGATGCAGCTAAGAGGGACCCTCAACTGGACAGGTTTTGGCCCGAAGGGAGAGGATTGGATGGGGTTTATTTTTTTGATCACCCGATTTTCCGGCACTCCACTCAATCGTTGCCCTGAAGGGGAATTGGAATGGGTACAGATAGACAACATCAATACTCTACCCATGTGGGCCGGAGACCGCTATTTTCTTCCGCTTATCTTTGATCAAGATCCACGTCCTTTCCACGGCTACATGCCCTATGAAGGAGATCAACCGTTAAGCTGGTCTTATCTTCGTTATTAA
- a CDS encoding MBL fold metallo-hydrolase, with translation MIVQAFPSGPFETNAYIIACKKTSEAAIIDPAPNSADAIISYLNEHEFKPQMILITHSHWDHIGDTAMLKSTFHAPVYVHQLDMPNLNRPGSDGLPLLTEIEGVHPDKYLNDGDLIEVGELKLRVIHTPGHTPGGVCLYCPEHHTLISGDTLFAGSIGNLSFPTASPKDMWESLEKLSKLPSETKVYPGHGPATTIGHETWLSRAKEIFGG, from the coding sequence ATGATCGTGCAAGCTTTTCCCTCAGGCCCGTTCGAGACCAACGCCTATATCATTGCCTGCAAAAAAACATCGGAAGCTGCAATCATTGATCCCGCGCCCAATTCCGCCGATGCAATCATTTCCTACTTGAATGAACACGAATTCAAGCCTCAAATGATTCTCATCACCCATTCCCACTGGGATCACATTGGGGATACAGCAATGCTAAAATCAACATTTCATGCGCCGGTTTACGTTCACCAACTCGATATGCCCAATTTGAACCGGCCAGGATCGGATGGGCTGCCTCTGTTAACAGAGATCGAAGGGGTCCATCCGGACAAATACTTGAATGACGGTGATCTGATTGAAGTGGGTGAGTTAAAGCTAAGAGTGATCCATACTCCGGGACATACGCCCGGAGGCGTCTGTCTTTACTGCCCCGAGCATCATACACTGATTTCCGGAGATACTCTTTTTGCTGGCAGCATCGGAAATCTTTCCTTCCCCACAGCAAGCCCAAAAGATATGTGGGAATCACTGGAGAAGCTTTCCAAGCTTCCTTCGGAAACCAAAGTTTATCCAGGCCACGGGCCTGCAACGACCATCGGCCATGAAACTTGGCTATCAAGAGCTAAAGAAATTTTTGGAGGTTAA
- a CDS encoding peroxiredoxin has product MNTLIGKKAPAINASAAAGKKTINNFSLEQYKGKYVVLFFYPLDFTFVCPTELHAFQSKLEEFQKRGCEVIGCSIDSVFSHHAWLKTPVSKGGIEGVSYPIISDIHKTIAKDYGVLCEEEGVAYRGLFLIDKEGCIRHQLVNDLPLGRSVDEALRMLDALIFFENHGEVCPANWNEGSKAMKPTQEGLEKFFAAEVN; this is encoded by the coding sequence ATGAACACATTAATAGGTAAAAAAGCGCCGGCGATCAATGCCTCGGCAGCTGCAGGAAAAAAAACAATCAACAATTTTTCCCTTGAGCAATACAAAGGAAAATATGTTGTTCTCTTTTTCTATCCACTCGATTTTACATTTGTCTGCCCAACCGAACTGCACGCATTCCAGTCTAAGCTGGAGGAGTTTCAAAAACGCGGATGCGAAGTGATCGGCTGTTCGATCGACAGCGTATTCTCCCACCATGCATGGCTGAAAACCCCTGTCAGCAAAGGGGGAATCGAAGGAGTTTCCTATCCAATCATTTCAGACATTCACAAAACAATCGCAAAAGATTACGGCGTGCTATGCGAAGAAGAAGGAGTTGCCTACCGCGGCCTATTCCTCATCGACAAGGAAGGATGCATCAGGCATCAGCTCGTTAACGACCTGCCGCTTGGCCGCTCCGTTGATGAAGCACTACGCATGCTCGACGCTTTGATTTTCTTTGAAAATCACGGAGAGGTCTGTCCAGCCAACTGGAATGAAGGAAGCAAAGCGATGAAGCCTACCCAAGAAGGCTTGGAAAAATTTTTCGCCGCTGAAGTTAACTAA
- the eno gene encoding phosphopyruvate hydratase codes for MSRIRSVKAIEVLDSRGFPTVEVMITTDQNMMAKAVVPSGASTGTHEALELRDGDKSRYFGKGVELAVQHVNGPIAQLLIGEHVFDQTRLDMLMIAADGSKNKEHWGANAILGASLALARVGALTAGLPLYRYIGGCHTYVLPCPMMNIINGGAHADNSLDFQEFMIRPVGAPTFKEAVRWGSEIFHTLKALLKKKGHVTAVGDEGGFAPNLNSNEEALDLILEAVEKAGYKPGEQIALALDCAASEFYDKMAKKYIEKKKQERNQSYAERTSEEQIGYLKELCARYPIDSIEDGLDEADWSGWKLLTEQIGAKVQIVGDDLFVTNPDYLSKGIREKVANSILIKVNQIGTLTETLETVKIAHTHGYTSVISHRSGETEDTMIADISVAVNSGQIKTGSLSRTDRICKYNRLLNIEAGLGNVARYYDSNQR; via the coding sequence ATGTCCCGTATTCGTTCTGTAAAAGCAATTGAAGTTCTCGATTCTCGCGGATTCCCGACAGTTGAAGTGATGATTACAACCGATCAGAATATGATGGCAAAAGCAGTTGTTCCTTCAGGAGCCTCTACTGGAACGCATGAGGCGCTTGAGCTGCGCGACGGAGACAAATCCCGCTATTTTGGAAAAGGGGTCGAGTTGGCTGTTCAGCACGTCAATGGACCGATTGCTCAATTGTTAATCGGTGAGCATGTTTTTGATCAGACCCGTCTTGATATGCTGATGATCGCTGCGGATGGTTCGAAAAATAAGGAACACTGGGGGGCCAATGCAATTCTTGGGGCCTCTCTGGCTCTGGCAAGAGTCGGCGCGTTAACTGCCGGCCTTCCCCTTTATCGCTACATCGGAGGCTGCCATACGTATGTTCTTCCTTGCCCGATGATGAACATCATCAATGGAGGAGCTCATGCAGATAATTCTCTTGATTTTCAAGAGTTTATGATACGTCCCGTCGGTGCGCCTACATTCAAGGAAGCTGTGCGTTGGGGATCGGAAATTTTTCATACGCTTAAAGCATTGCTGAAAAAGAAAGGACATGTCACAGCCGTTGGAGATGAGGGAGGATTTGCCCCTAATCTAAACTCCAATGAAGAAGCTCTTGATCTGATTCTTGAAGCGGTTGAAAAGGCAGGGTATAAGCCTGGCGAGCAGATCGCTTTAGCTCTTGATTGTGCAGCATCGGAATTTTACGACAAAATGGCGAAAAAATATATCGAGAAAAAAAAGCAGGAGCGCAATCAAAGTTATGCGGAGCGCACATCAGAGGAGCAAATCGGTTATTTAAAAGAGCTATGCGCTCGCTATCCGATAGATTCCATAGAAGATGGACTTGATGAAGCTGATTGGAGTGGATGGAAGCTTTTGACCGAGCAGATAGGGGCCAAAGTGCAGATTGTCGGCGATGATCTGTTTGTGACGAATCCTGACTATTTGAGCAAAGGGATCAGAGAAAAAGTTGCCAATTCGATTCTGATTAAAGTAAACCAGATCGGCACGTTGACAGAGACGTTGGAGACGGTCAAAATTGCCCATACTCATGGATACACGTCTGTGATCTCCCATCGTTCCGGAGAAACAGAGGATACGATGATTGCCGATATCAGCGTTGCGGTGAACTCCGGACAGATTAAAACCGGCTCTCTTTCCCGAACAGACAGAATCTGCAAGTACAACCGCCTTTTGAATATAGAGGCTGGTTTGGGAAACGTCGCCCGCTATTACGATAGCAATCAAAGATAA
- the rsgA gene encoding ribosome small subunit-dependent GTPase A — protein MEDQENPTVSKRWIACPIEEEYLGSDRKQKRKERKEKSSRDRSKFKKTDKSKYTDSLQKEIKERVVDQELFFGRVLSVTSQGIVVDCDREIYTCMIRGLLKREKTQTKTLVAVGDIVRFAKMPDNEGMIVDVEPRKSILSRADNLSRKKEHLIAVNIDQVLITSSVVIPPLKPALIDRYIIAACKGGMRPVIIVNKVDLLDSHDFDDEARKEQRDLLEKCRQAYKEVGISFFEVSVESRCGLDELKEAMRDQTSVFSGQSGTGKSSLINELTGLNLPVGDTVKQTRKGAHTTTQARLVPLDCGGFCVDTPGIKSFGLWDLAQEEIQQYFPEIEKISSFCRFPNCTHTHEEKCQVRKDVEDGNISPLRFESYLSLIESVVQKHHRR, from the coding sequence ATGGAAGATCAAGAAAATCCGACAGTTTCAAAGCGATGGATCGCTTGCCCGATCGAAGAGGAATACCTCGGCAGCGACCGCAAGCAAAAACGGAAGGAAAGAAAAGAAAAATCTTCGAGAGACCGTTCTAAATTCAAAAAAACCGATAAGAGCAAATACACAGACAGCCTGCAAAAAGAGATCAAAGAGCGTGTCGTTGACCAGGAGCTTTTCTTTGGCCGGGTCTTGTCCGTGACTTCGCAAGGAATTGTAGTCGATTGCGATCGGGAGATTTACACCTGCATGATCCGCGGGTTGTTAAAGAGGGAAAAAACTCAAACTAAGACGCTTGTGGCCGTCGGCGATATCGTCCGATTTGCTAAAATGCCTGATAACGAAGGGATGATTGTTGATGTCGAGCCAAGGAAATCGATCCTTTCCCGCGCAGATAATCTATCAAGGAAAAAAGAGCATCTGATTGCTGTTAACATCGATCAAGTGTTGATCACAAGTTCTGTTGTCATCCCTCCGTTGAAGCCGGCTTTGATCGACCGCTATATCATAGCAGCTTGCAAAGGCGGGATGAGGCCTGTGATCATTGTCAATAAAGTAGATCTTTTGGACTCTCATGATTTTGATGATGAAGCCCGTAAAGAGCAAAGGGATCTGTTGGAAAAATGCAGACAGGCATACAAAGAGGTTGGTATTTCTTTTTTCGAGGTGAGTGTTGAAAGCCGCTGCGGGCTTGATGAGTTGAAGGAAGCAATGCGCGATCAAACCTCGGTTTTCTCAGGTCAATCGGGAACGGGGAAATCTTCTTTAATCAATGAACTGACAGGTTTGAATCTCCCAGTTGGGGATACGGTCAAACAGACGCGCAAAGGGGCACACACAACGACGCAGGCCAGGCTCGTCCCTCTCGATTGTGGAGGGTTTTGCGTTGATACTCCGGGTATTAAAAGTTTTGGCTTGTGGGATTTGGCACAAGAGGAGATTCAGCAGTATTTTCCTGAAATCGAAAAGATCAGCTCTTTTTGCCGTTTCCCTAATTGTACACACACACATGAGGAAAAATGCCAGGTACGCAAAGATGTGGAGGATGGAAATATTTCCCCCTTGCGTTTCGAGTCTTATCTCTCTTTAATTGAAAGCGTTGTTCAAAAACATCACAGGCGTTGA
- a CDS encoding TrmH family RNA methyltransferase — protein MRTLSSLQHPLIKRLTALRKERKMRQQEGSVVIEGKKLVRENVRLVRTLLTTSPSTEFSLPESAEVYAVSPEMIQKISGVKSPEGVLAEVKMPSFKLPARLQRLLVLENLNDPGNLGTLIRTSLAFGWDGVFLLGNCCDPFNDKAIRASKGAIFKLPIVVGDLESLKTLLIDHQMSVFIADLEGKKIGAIPKVSKMALVLGSEAHGPSKEVISIGERLTIPISSGLDSLNVAVAGGILLHHFQ, from the coding sequence ATGAGAACGCTTTCTAGCTTGCAGCATCCATTGATTAAACGTTTAACGGCATTGCGAAAAGAGCGCAAAATGCGGCAGCAAGAAGGAAGCGTTGTGATCGAAGGCAAAAAGCTGGTCAGAGAAAATGTAAGATTGGTCCGCACTCTTTTAACAACATCGCCCAGCACAGAATTTTCTTTGCCTGAAAGTGCGGAGGTGTATGCAGTTTCTCCAGAAATGATTCAAAAGATTTCCGGGGTGAAATCTCCGGAAGGGGTTTTAGCGGAGGTGAAGATGCCAAGCTTTAAACTTCCTGCTCGGCTGCAACGCTTATTAGTTTTGGAAAATCTCAATGATCCCGGGAATTTAGGGACTTTGATACGCACCTCTTTAGCGTTTGGCTGGGACGGAGTGTTTTTATTGGGAAATTGTTGCGACCCCTTCAATGACAAAGCAATTCGCGCATCCAAGGGAGCGATCTTTAAGCTTCCGATAGTTGTTGGAGATCTTGAATCTTTGAAAACATTGCTTATCGATCATCAAATGAGCGTTTTTATTGCCGATTTGGAAGGAAAAAAGATAGGTGCTATCCCTAAAGTTTCAAAAATGGCACTTGTTCTTGGCAGTGAAGCGCACGGTCCTTCAAAAGAGGTCATTTCTATAGGCGAGAGGTTGACAATCCCCATCAGCAGCGGCTTAGACTCTCTCAATGTCGCTGTTGCCGGAGGGATTTTGCTGCATCATTTTCAATAA